A genome region from Meriones unguiculatus strain TT.TT164.6M chromosome 2, Bangor_MerUng_6.1, whole genome shotgun sequence includes the following:
- the LOC110552051 gene encoding FUN14 domain-containing protein 2: protein MASSSQGHFDAYESLDLTEFAKNQPWWRKLFGQETRPSGERYSVATQLLIGGVTGWCTGFIFQKVGKLAATAVGGGFFLLQLANHTGYIKVDWKRVENDVKKAKEQLKIRKSAQIPTEVKSKAEEMVSFVKKNVLVTGGFFGGFLLGMAS from the coding sequence ATGGCCTCGAGCAGTCAAGGACACTTTGATGCTTATGAATCACTGGATCTTACAGAGTTTGCCAAAAACCAGCCTTGGTGGCGCAAGCTTTTCGGGCAGGAGACACGACCTTCAGGAGAGAGATACAGCGTGGCCACCCAGCTCCTGATTGGCGGTGTCACCGGCTGGTGCACTGGCTTCATATTTCAGAAAGTTGGAAAGCTGGCAGCCACAGCGGTAGGAGGGGGCTTTTTTCTTCTCCAGCTCGCAAACCATACTGGCTACATCAAAGTCGACTGGAAGCGAGTAGAAAACGACGTGAAAAAGGCCAAGGAGCAGTTGAAGATTCGGAAGAGCGCACAAATACCAACCGAAGTCAAGAGCAAAGCCGAGGAGATGGTGTCCTTTGTAAAGAAGAATGTTTTAGTAACTGGAGGATTTTTTGGAGGCTTTCTGCTCGGTATGGCATCCTAA